From the genome of Deinococcus sp. JMULE3, one region includes:
- a CDS encoding heme o synthase — protein sequence MTTSDPIPADRVPARATWRDYLSLTKPKVISLLLWTTVTAMFMAERGVPDLWLLVVVSLAGYMSAGSAGVFNMIIDRDIDLKMARTAQRPTTSGLISTRDAAAFGGALQILSFAMLWVWATPLSAWMSLAGFLTYVVVYTQLLKRNTWHNIVLGGAAGCFPPLVGWAAVTGDLNLFAWFLFAIIFFWTPVHFWALALMIKEEYREVGIPMLPVVHGDRLTVAQIGLYAIYTVVLSVMPVFFREVGAIYFVAAAGLGGWLLVLSWRLYRHVMAGKAVERKVAVPLYLYSMLYLALLFVAAAADRMIFAALG from the coding sequence ATGACGACTTCCGATCCCATCCCCGCTGACCGCGTGCCCGCCCGGGCGACGTGGCGGGATTACCTGTCGCTGACCAAACCGAAGGTCATCAGCCTGCTGCTCTGGACGACCGTCACGGCGATGTTCATGGCCGAGCGGGGCGTGCCGGACCTGTGGCTGCTGGTCGTCGTGAGTCTCGCGGGGTACATGTCTGCGGGGTCGGCGGGCGTGTTCAACATGATCATCGACCGCGACATCGACCTGAAGATGGCCCGCACCGCCCAGCGGCCCACCACGAGCGGCCTGATCAGTACGCGGGACGCGGCGGCGTTCGGCGGGGCGCTGCAGATCCTGTCGTTCGCCATGCTGTGGGTGTGGGCCACGCCCTTGAGTGCGTGGATGAGCCTCGCGGGCTTCCTGACGTACGTGGTGGTGTACACGCAGCTGCTCAAGCGCAACACCTGGCACAACATCGTGCTGGGCGGCGCCGCCGGGTGCTTCCCGCCGCTGGTCGGCTGGGCGGCTGTGACGGGGGACCTGAACCTGTTCGCGTGGTTCCTGTTCGCGATCATCTTCTTCTGGACGCCCGTACACTTCTGGGCGCTGGCGCTGATGATCAAGGAGGAATACCGCGAGGTCGGCATTCCCATGCTGCCCGTCGTGCACGGTGACCGGCTGACGGTTGCGCAGATCGGCCTGTACGCGATCTACACGGTGGTCCTGTCGGTCATGCCCGTGTTCTTCCGGGAGGTCGGGGCGATCTACTTCGTGGCGGCCGCCGGGCTGGGCGGGTGGCTGCTGGTGCTGTCGTGGCGGCTGTACCGGCACGTGATGGCCGGGAAGGCCGTGGAACGCAAGGTGGCGGTGCCGCTGTACCTGTACTCGATGCTGTACCTGGCGTTGCTGTTCGTGGCGGCAGCGGCGGACCGGATGATCTTCGCGGCCCTGGGCTGA
- the ruvB gene encoding Holliday junction branch migration DNA helicase RuvB, with translation MTEPLDAALRPKTLTEYVGQARLKEKLGVYLQAARGRKEALDHTLLFGPPGLGKTTLAHIIAAELGVNIRVTSGPAIEKPGDLAAILTNSLEEGDVLFIDEIHRLGRVAEEHLYPAMEDFKLDIVLGQGPAARTIELPLPRFTLVGATTRPGLITAPMRSRFGIIEHLEYYTPDEIGVNLLRDARLLGFGLDEDAAVEIGARARGTMRIAKRLLRRVRDYADVAGETTIGLPRAQDALDKLGLDSAGLDDRDKKYLETLIHRFAGGPVGVDTLATAISEDSLTLEDVYEPYLIQLGFIKRTPRGRVATAHAYDHLGLPVSGDHDLGFYAN, from the coding sequence ATGACTGAACCGCTCGACGCCGCCCTGCGGCCCAAGACCCTGACAGAGTACGTCGGGCAGGCGCGACTGAAGGAGAAACTCGGCGTGTACCTCCAGGCCGCCCGCGGCCGCAAGGAAGCGCTCGACCATACTTTGCTGTTCGGCCCGCCCGGCCTGGGCAAGACCACCCTGGCGCACATCATCGCCGCGGAACTCGGCGTGAACATCCGCGTGACCTCCGGCCCGGCCATCGAGAAACCCGGCGATCTGGCCGCGATCCTCACGAACAGCCTGGAGGAAGGCGACGTGCTGTTCATCGACGAGATCCACCGTCTGGGCCGCGTCGCGGAGGAACACCTGTACCCCGCCATGGAGGACTTCAAGCTGGACATCGTCCTCGGGCAGGGCCCGGCCGCGCGGACCATCGAGCTGCCGCTGCCGCGCTTCACGCTTGTCGGCGCGACCACCCGCCCCGGCCTGATCACGGCGCCCATGCGCAGTCGCTTCGGGATCATCGAGCACCTGGAGTACTACACGCCCGACGAGATCGGCGTGAACCTCCTGCGCGACGCCCGCCTGCTGGGCTTCGGGCTGGACGAGGACGCCGCCGTCGAGATCGGCGCCCGCGCGCGCGGCACCATGCGCATCGCCAAGCGCCTGCTGCGGCGCGTGCGCGACTACGCCGACGTGGCGGGTGAGACGACCATCGGGCTGCCCCGCGCGCAGGACGCGCTGGACAAGCTGGGCCTGGACAGCGCGGGTCTGGACGACCGCGACAAGAAGTACCTCGAAACCCTGATCCACCGCTTCGCGGGCGGCCCGGTCGGCGTGGACACGCTCGCCACCGCGATCAGCGAGGACAGCCTGACCCTGGAGGACGTGTACGAGCCGTACCTGATCCAGCTCGGCTTCATCAAGCGCACGCCCCGGGGCCGCGTCGCCACCGCGCACGCCTACGACCACCTGGGCCTACCCGTCAGCGGCGACCACGACCTCGGCTTCTACGCAAACTGA
- the panB gene encoding 3-methyl-2-oxobutanoate hydroxymethyltransferase: MKRSIPELQHSAQPLVMVTAYDYPGGKHAQAAGVDLILVGDSLGNVVLGYDSTAPVTLGDMIHHARAVRRGAPDTFMVVDLPFGTYHTGVQDAMRNAVRVIQETGADAIKMEGATPEILQVVQTLTRNGIPVMGHVGLMPQTATAQGGLRVQGKDDAGARATLDGALALEDAGAFSVVLEAIPARLARLISERLTVPTIGIGAGVNCDGQVLVTHDLLGIYEGEEKKIARRYAELGRAAREAIAAYAADVRAREFPTRDNAFVMKDDVLDKLY; encoded by the coding sequence ATGAAACGCAGCATTCCGGAGTTGCAGCACTCCGCGCAGCCGCTGGTCATGGTGACCGCGTACGACTACCCCGGCGGGAAACACGCGCAGGCCGCTGGCGTGGACCTGATCCTGGTCGGGGACAGCCTGGGGAACGTCGTGCTGGGTTACGACAGCACCGCGCCCGTCACGCTGGGCGACATGATCCACCACGCCCGCGCCGTGCGCCGCGGCGCCCCAGACACGTTCATGGTCGTGGACCTGCCCTTCGGCACGTACCACACCGGCGTGCAGGACGCCATGCGCAACGCCGTGCGCGTCATCCAGGAGACCGGCGCGGACGCCATCAAGATGGAAGGCGCCACCCCCGAGATCCTGCAGGTCGTGCAGACCCTGACCCGCAACGGTATTCCCGTCATGGGCCACGTGGGCCTGATGCCGCAGACCGCCACCGCGCAGGGTGGCCTGCGCGTGCAGGGCAAGGACGACGCGGGCGCCCGCGCCACCCTGGACGGCGCCCTGGCCCTGGAGGACGCCGGGGCGTTCAGCGTGGTCCTGGAAGCCATCCCCGCGCGGCTGGCGCGCCTCATCAGCGAACGCCTGACCGTCCCCACCATCGGGATCGGCGCGGGCGTGAACTGCGACGGGCAGGTGCTCGTCACGCACGACCTCCTGGGCATCTACGAGGGCGAGGAGAAGAAGATCGCCCGGCGCTACGCCGAACTGGGCCGCGCCGCCCGCGAGGCCATCGCCGCGTACGCCGCCGACGTCCGCGCCCGCGAATTCCCCACCCGCGACAACGCCTTCGTCATGAAAGACGACGTGCTCGACAAGCTGTACTGA
- a CDS encoding SCO family protein, producing the protein MTGVSKWVTAALLVVAAVLGGLLVMRRAAPGVSAGEALDQPKALPALALVDDRGQATTLAAADGRVRLVFYGFVRCPDVCPATLAVLKNTYAALSEEQRSRVQVQFVTVDPAHDTPGVVREYLNRFDPAFTGLTGKAAVIDEAAREMFVANVAPMPAEDHSAHMTAPQGQTSSGAANAQAVGAGAAVAARIHGDQVSVVDGQGRFVRVYGNLDVVGGALARDLPGLIRLYAGS; encoded by the coding sequence ATGACGGGTGTGTCGAAATGGGTGACGGCGGCGCTGCTGGTGGTGGCGGCGGTGCTGGGTGGACTGCTGGTGATGCGGCGGGCGGCGCCGGGCGTGTCGGCGGGCGAGGCGCTGGATCAGCCGAAGGCCCTGCCGGCCCTGGCGCTGGTGGATGATCGGGGGCAGGCGACGACGCTGGCGGCCGCGGATGGGCGGGTGCGGCTGGTGTTCTACGGGTTCGTGCGCTGCCCGGACGTGTGCCCGGCGACACTGGCGGTCCTGAAGAACACCTACGCGGCGCTGAGCGAGGAGCAGCGGTCGCGGGTGCAGGTGCAGTTCGTCACGGTGGACCCGGCGCACGACACGCCGGGCGTGGTGCGTGAGTACCTGAACCGCTTCGATCCGGCGTTCACGGGCCTGACGGGGAAGGCGGCGGTCATCGACGAGGCGGCGCGGGAGATGTTCGTGGCGAACGTGGCGCCCATGCCCGCCGAGGATCACAGCGCGCATATGACCGCCCCGCAGGGCCAGACGTCCAGCGGCGCGGCGAATGCGCAGGCGGTGGGCGCGGGCGCGGCGGTGGCGGCGCGCATTCACGGGGATCAGGTGAGTGTCGTGGATGGTCAGGGCCGTTTCGTGCGGGTGTACGGGAATCTGGACGTGGTGGGCGGCGCGCTGGCCCGGGATCTGCCGGGTCTGATCCGGCTGTACGCGGGGAGCTGA
- the coxB gene encoding cytochrome c oxidase subunit II, translated as MNTITHRNSGTRRRGRRVLPSLTILGATLLTGCQQTNQSLSIGDMASAYNREVWWMSIWAIALSIIIFIGVSYALFYTVQKFREDRHDAPPAQFHGNNKLETILVAVPVVIVILLSVLTVKSMAVLNPTPDQATKIDVLAKQFWWNFAYPETTSDAGGVVTNGNEMIMPTKQPVALTMTSGDVIHGFWAPNIGGQRAAMPSVKKTWQVDTDRAGAYQGNCSQLCGASHANMRYKVIALDQARYDATLAAMKAYRAPEPAPGSAEARGYTLFMQGKASTGATSCASCHRVQGTPAAGAVGPDLSFFGTRRTLGAGMWEAMTAAQWEDPKAARELSDWLKNSPRVKPGSLMPTYDGSEYMVKGKMEKGGTLTDAEIDDIAAYLRSLKLPEEADYWKGTPVNGAPDGGTQ; from the coding sequence TTGAATACCATCACACACCGCAACAGCGGCACACGGAGGCGGGGCCGACGGGTCCTGCCCAGCCTGACGATCCTGGGCGCGACCCTGCTGACCGGCTGCCAGCAGACGAACCAGTCCCTGAGCATCGGGGACATGGCGTCCGCGTACAACCGGGAAGTCTGGTGGATGAGCATCTGGGCGATCGCTCTGTCCATCATCATCTTCATCGGCGTGTCCTACGCGCTGTTCTACACGGTGCAGAAGTTCCGTGAGGACCGGCACGACGCGCCGCCCGCCCAGTTCCACGGGAACAACAAGCTCGAGACCATCCTGGTCGCCGTGCCGGTCGTGATCGTGATCCTGCTGAGCGTCCTGACCGTCAAAAGCATGGCGGTCCTGAACCCCACGCCCGACCAGGCGACGAAGATCGACGTGCTCGCCAAGCAGTTCTGGTGGAACTTCGCGTACCCCGAGACCACCAGCGACGCGGGCGGCGTGGTCACGAACGGCAACGAGATGATCATGCCCACCAAGCAGCCCGTGGCGCTCACCATGACCAGCGGCGACGTCATTCACGGCTTCTGGGCGCCGAACATCGGCGGTCAGCGCGCCGCGATGCCCAGCGTGAAGAAGACCTGGCAGGTCGACACCGACCGCGCCGGGGCGTACCAGGGCAACTGCTCGCAGCTGTGCGGTGCCAGCCACGCCAACATGCGCTACAAGGTCATCGCACTGGATCAGGCTCGCTACGACGCGACCCTGGCCGCCATGAAGGCCTACCGCGCTCCCGAACCCGCCCCCGGCAGCGCCGAGGCCCGCGGGTACACCCTGTTCATGCAGGGTAAGGCCAGCACAGGCGCGACCTCCTGCGCCAGCTGCCACCGCGTGCAGGGTACGCCCGCCGCCGGTGCGGTCGGCCCGGACCTGAGCTTCTTCGGCACGCGCCGCACCCTGGGCGCCGGCATGTGGGAAGCCATGACCGCTGCGCAGTGGGAGGACCCCAAGGCGGCCAGGGAACTCAGCGACTGGCTGAAGAACAGCCCCCGCGTCAAGCCCGGCAGCCTGATGCCCACCTATGACGGTAGCGAGTACATGGTCAAGGGCAAGATGGAAAAGGGTGGCACGCTGACCGACGCCGAGATCGACGACATCGCCGCGTACCTGCGCAGCCTCAAGCTGCCCGAGGAAGCGGACTACTGGAAGGGCACGCCCGTGAACGGCGCGCCTGACGGAGGCACCCAGTGA
- a CDS encoding DUF420 domain-containing protein, which translates to MAETINQWAVITIILSGLALCVGVYLIKRGLKEAHMKAMIVASTLATIFLVLYLTRLGLGYEKKYAGPEEWRAAYFVLLISHIILAAANLPLALGALWNAYRGLRAAGNLNNIDLPAARGYFNKHRAWVRWTVPVWLYVAVTGWIIYLVLHSYGEVIKN; encoded by the coding sequence ATGGCGGAAACCATCAACCAGTGGGCGGTCATCACGATCATCCTGAGCGGCCTGGCGCTGTGCGTGGGCGTGTACCTCATCAAACGCGGGCTGAAAGAAGCCCACATGAAAGCCATGATCGTCGCCAGCACCCTGGCCACCATCTTCCTCGTGCTGTACCTGACCCGCCTGGGCCTGGGCTACGAGAAGAAATACGCCGGGCCCGAGGAGTGGCGCGCAGCGTACTTCGTGCTGCTGATCAGCCACATCATCCTGGCCGCCGCGAACCTCCCGCTCGCGCTGGGCGCCCTGTGGAACGCGTACAGGGGCCTGCGGGCCGCCGGGAACCTGAACAACATCGACCTGCCCGCCGCGCGCGGCTACTTCAACAAGCACCGCGCCTGGGTCCGCTGGACGGTCCCGGTGTGGCTGTACGTCGCCGTGACCGGCTGGATCATCTACCTCGTGCTGCACAGCTACGGCGAGGTCATCAAGAACTGA
- a CDS encoding cbb3-type cytochrome c oxidase subunit I: protein MTVQHAPVQESGARPGLWAVLKDYMMTTDHKKIGTLYIATSILGFAIAGILAVLIRVQLAIPDNTFLVGNTYNQVLTMHAALMIFFFLIPIGLFGFGNWFLPLQLGVRDVALPRVNTFAVWLFIFSLILVVLGLANGGAPGVGWTFYYPLSVDANQTGVAVLMVALTLNGIASLLGSANFAATVVNMRAPGMSLWQMPIFAWSIFATSMLQLVSLGGLTAAALVTYLELKLGISMFNPGIGGVPVMFQQFFWFYSHPAVYVMLLPYLGIGAEIASTMARKPMFGYRVMVYSILGIVLVSLLVWVHHMFAVGLPEAWQIAFMIATLIVAVPTGVKIFNLIGTLWGGRIIMKSPTYWLVGFIFNFLIGGITGVSLGLIPFDYQVTMSYYVVAHFHNVMMFGTAFLAMGGLYYWWPKMTGRFMSEKLGLAHFWLFMIGSWMTFLPQYILGLLGMPRRYYTYPEGNFAWTELNFISTLGALTLLAGGIVWVWNMLQSFRQPATASANPWGGFTLEWTADSPPKPYNFAHDFPTTFPTERPLYDWEQSGQTLTPVDPKSIHLPQDSIWPFMTAVGLLLMGYGLSFGWFTNYSATEGLQPFADASFAFKLATVVLYLSFPVFLYSLFKWAGTREYAVPVAHHHLTKYDNGFMGMAWFIISEVGLFGVLIAGYAYLRVIGAAEPPALRPSIWLAALNTLVLVASSFVIHRAEQDNHHGKLTRFRIGMFVTLLLGAIFMIFQVYEFTLFGVESDWKQNLWQACFFTIVGLHGLHILIGGTGIALPFYQSLTGKMDKYNHGSITPASLYWHLVDVVWLLIVAIFYAW, encoded by the coding sequence GTGACCGTTCAGCACGCCCCCGTTCAGGAGTCCGGGGCCCGTCCGGGCCTCTGGGCCGTCCTGAAGGACTACATGATGACGACCGATCACAAGAAGATCGGGACGCTCTATATCGCCACCAGCATCCTGGGCTTCGCCATCGCGGGGATCCTCGCGGTGCTGATCCGTGTTCAGCTGGCCATACCGGACAACACCTTCCTGGTGGGCAACACCTACAACCAGGTGCTGACCATGCACGCCGCGCTGATGATCTTCTTCTTCCTGATCCCGATCGGCCTGTTCGGCTTCGGGAACTGGTTCCTGCCGCTGCAGCTGGGCGTGCGGGACGTGGCACTGCCGCGCGTGAACACCTTCGCGGTGTGGCTGTTCATCTTCAGCCTGATCCTGGTGGTGCTGGGCCTCGCCAACGGCGGCGCGCCCGGCGTCGGCTGGACCTTCTACTACCCCCTGAGCGTCGACGCGAACCAGACCGGCGTGGCCGTGCTGATGGTCGCCCTGACCCTGAACGGCATCGCGTCCCTGCTGGGCAGCGCCAACTTCGCCGCCACCGTCGTGAACATGCGCGCCCCCGGCATGAGCCTGTGGCAGATGCCGATCTTCGCCTGGAGCATCTTCGCGACCTCCATGCTGCAGCTGGTGTCCCTGGGCGGCCTGACCGCCGCGGCGCTCGTCACGTACCTGGAACTGAAGCTGGGCATCAGCATGTTCAACCCCGGTATCGGCGGCGTGCCCGTGATGTTCCAGCAGTTCTTCTGGTTCTACTCGCACCCGGCGGTGTACGTGATGCTGCTGCCCTACCTGGGCATCGGCGCGGAAATTGCCAGCACCATGGCCCGTAAGCCCATGTTCGGCTACCGCGTGATGGTGTACTCGATCCTGGGCATCGTGCTGGTCAGCCTGCTGGTGTGGGTCCACCACATGTTCGCCGTGGGTCTGCCCGAGGCGTGGCAGATCGCGTTCATGATCGCCACCCTGATCGTGGCCGTCCCGACCGGCGTGAAGATCTTCAACCTGATCGGCACGCTGTGGGGCGGGCGGATCATCATGAAGTCCCCCACCTACTGGCTGGTGGGCTTCATCTTCAACTTCCTGATCGGTGGGATCACCGGCGTGTCGCTGGGCCTGATTCCCTTCGACTACCAGGTGACGATGTCGTACTACGTGGTGGCGCACTTCCACAACGTGATGATGTTCGGCACGGCGTTCCTGGCCATGGGCGGCCTGTACTACTGGTGGCCGAAGATGACCGGCCGCTTCATGAGCGAGAAGCTGGGCCTGGCGCACTTCTGGCTGTTCATGATCGGCTCGTGGATGACCTTCCTGCCCCAGTACATCCTGGGTCTGCTGGGCATGCCCAGGCGCTACTACACCTACCCCGAAGGCAACTTCGCGTGGACGGAACTGAACTTCATCTCCACCCTGGGCGCGCTGACGCTGCTGGCCGGCGGCATCGTGTGGGTGTGGAACATGCTCCAGAGCTTCCGTCAGCCCGCCACGGCCTCCGCCAACCCCTGGGGTGGCTTCACGCTGGAGTGGACGGCGGACAGCCCGCCCAAGCCCTACAACTTCGCGCACGACTTCCCCACCACCTTCCCCACCGAGCGTCCCCTGTACGACTGGGAGCAGAGCGGGCAGACCCTGACGCCCGTGGACCCCAAGAGCATCCACCTGCCGCAGGACAGCATCTGGCCGTTCATGACCGCCGTCGGCCTGCTGCTGATGGGCTACGGGCTGAGCTTCGGCTGGTTCACGAACTACTCCGCCACGGAGGGCCTGCAGCCCTTCGCCGACGCGAGCTTCGCGTTCAAGCTGGCCACCGTCGTGCTGTACCTCAGCTTCCCGGTGTTCCTGTACAGCCTGTTCAAGTGGGCCGGCACCCGCGAGTACGCCGTGCCGGTCGCGCACCATCACCTGACGAAGTACGACAACGGCTTCATGGGCATGGCGTGGTTCATCATCAGCGAAGTCGGCCTGTTCGGCGTGCTGATCGCCGGGTACGCGTACCTGCGCGTGATCGGCGCCGCCGAGCCGCCCGCGCTGCGCCCCAGCATCTGGCTGGCCGCGCTGAACACCCTGGTCCTCGTCGCGAGTTCCTTCGTGATTCACCGCGCCGAGCAGGACAACCACCACGGTAAACTCACCCGCTTCCGCATCGGCATGTTCGTCACGCTGCTGCTCGGCGCGATCTTCATGATCTTCCAGGTGTACGAGTTCACGCTGTTCGGCGTGGAAAGCGACTGGAAGCAGAACCTGTGGCAGGCGTGCTTCTTCACCATCGTCGGCCTGCACGGTCTGCACATCCTGATCGGCGGTACCGGCATCGCCCTGCCCTTCTACCAGTCCCTGACCGGCAAGATGGACAAGTACAACCACGGCTCCATCACCCCCGCCAGCCTGTACTGGCACCTGGTGGACGTCGTGTGGCTGCTGATCGTCGCGATCTTCTACGCCTGGTAA
- a CDS encoding PAS domain S-box protein, producing the protein MKPGQLELRVAYMLFALLILESFLVALLVPRPQAFVVILPVLATLGVAGWLAPRLVRMLRGHRELKEAYGQELHFARQVMESVEHGLTVTDEDGRFVFVNRAYARMLGLTPERVLGRTPFEFTVREDHSALRDAREQRSAGTSTTYRTRLRRPDGSLLEVVITGSPRWHAGRIVGNVAAVVPLRELRDADDGA; encoded by the coding sequence ATGAAACCGGGTCAGCTGGAGTTGAGGGTGGCGTACATGCTGTTCGCCCTGCTGATCCTGGAGTCGTTCCTGGTGGCGCTGCTCGTGCCGCGCCCGCAGGCGTTCGTGGTGATCCTGCCGGTCCTGGCGACGCTGGGCGTGGCGGGCTGGCTGGCGCCGCGACTGGTGCGGATGCTGCGCGGGCACCGCGAGTTGAAGGAAGCGTACGGGCAGGAGCTGCACTTCGCTCGGCAGGTCATGGAGTCCGTCGAGCACGGCCTGACCGTGACGGACGAGGACGGGCGGTTCGTGTTCGTGAACCGGGCGTACGCGCGGATGCTGGGCCTGACGCCCGAGCGGGTGCTGGGACGCACGCCGTTCGAGTTCACGGTCCGCGAGGACCACTCGGCGCTGCGTGACGCGCGCGAGCAGCGCTCGGCAGGCACGTCGACCACGTACCGCACGCGACTGCGCCGCCCGGACGGGTCGCTGCTGGAGGTCGTGATCACGGGCTCGCCCCGCTGGCACGCCGGGCGGATCGTGGGGAACGTCGCGGCGGTCGTGCCGCTACGCGAGCTGCGGGACGCGGACGACGGGGCGTAG
- a CDS encoding COX15/CtaA family protein — translation MSGTLTVPRARAGVWLPRLAWAALIYNVLVILWGAVVRITGAGAGCGDHWPLCNGVVVPQSPTLHTVIEYSHRLTSMASGLLAIALIVVAFRAVPRGHPARLGAVVSFGLILLEGLVGAAQVLLGLTADSTDPARGFVQGIHLSNTFLLLAALLLTALWAGGAPGLRLRRQGLVGGWSYVGLGLMLVLGMAGAVTALGDLLFLPADGSTPIETVKRDFAVTASIIENLRVVHPMLAVLTSAFLVWLGVFLRRERPGAGVQRWSAVVWGLLAAQMVAGFANVILKAPGWMQLVHLLLALGLWLALVMLVYRALTGLSVQGRARVGVNV, via the coding sequence ATGAGTGGAACGCTGACAGTTCCGCGCGCCCGCGCGGGCGTGTGGCTCCCCCGGCTGGCGTGGGCGGCGCTGATCTATAACGTGCTGGTGATCCTGTGGGGCGCGGTGGTGCGCATCACGGGGGCCGGGGCGGGCTGCGGGGATCACTGGCCGCTGTGTAACGGCGTGGTGGTCCCGCAGAGCCCCACGTTGCATACCGTGATCGAGTACAGCCACCGCCTGACGAGCATGGCCAGCGGCCTGCTGGCGATCGCGCTGATCGTCGTGGCGTTCCGTGCGGTGCCGCGGGGTCACCCGGCGCGGCTGGGCGCGGTGGTGTCGTTCGGGCTGATCCTGCTCGAGGGTCTGGTGGGGGCCGCGCAGGTGCTGCTGGGCCTCACGGCGGACAGTACCGACCCGGCGCGTGGGTTCGTGCAGGGCATTCACCTGTCGAACACGTTCCTGCTGCTGGCGGCGCTGCTGCTCACGGCGCTGTGGGCGGGCGGCGCGCCGGGCCTGCGGCTGCGCCGTCAGGGGCTGGTGGGCGGCTGGAGTTATGTGGGCCTGGGCCTGATGCTGGTGCTGGGCATGGCGGGCGCCGTGACGGCGCTGGGGGACCTGCTGTTCCTCCCGGCGGACGGCAGCACGCCCATCGAGACGGTCAAGCGTGACTTCGCGGTGACGGCCTCGATCATCGAGAACCTGCGCGTGGTTCACCCGATGCTGGCGGTGCTGACGAGTGCGTTCCTGGTGTGGCTGGGCGTGTTCCTGCGCCGCGAGCGGCCGGGCGCCGGGGTGCAGCGCTGGAGCGCCGTGGTGTGGGGTCTGCTGGCCGCGCAGATGGTGGCGGGTTTCGCGAACGTGATCCTGAAAGCGCCGGGCTGGATGCAGCTGGTGCACCTGCTGCTGGCGCTGGGCCTGTGGCTGGCGCTGGTGATGCTGGTGTACCGCGCGCTGACGGGTCTGTCGGTGCAGGGGCGCGCTAGGGTAGGGGTGAACGTATGA